The following proteins are encoded in a genomic region of Armatimonas rosea:
- a CDS encoding restriction endonuclease subunit S codes for MSFPKYESYKDSGVEWLGEMPEHWEVSPFKRFVDIQNGSDHKHVEQADGYPVLGSGGIFAYASDFLYDGESVLLGRKGTIDKPLHVTGRFWTVDTMYWSKINPDASGRFTYYLALTIPFDYYSTNTALPSMTKGSLSNHSVARPTLPEQRAIAAFLDRETSKIDDLIAEQQRLIALLTEKRQAVISHAVTKGLNPDAPMKDSGVEWLGEVPEHWEYGSLTRISKRVVVGIAEAATHAYADEGIPILRSTNIRAGKIIGEILHVDPDFAEDRESKSIRSGDLITVRTGNAGVTAVIPEYMEGCQCFTMLITTLNSNSDSQFYCYYLNSKTSQTYFSLEGWGTAQVNISVPILKCLPVPIPPLDEQRVIVSFLDCETAKIDDLITEAQRGITLLQERRSALISAAVTGKIDVRGAVA; via the coding sequence ATGAGCTTCCCCAAGTACGAAAGCTACAAAGACAGCGGTGTGGAATGGCTCGGTGAGATGCCAGAGCATTGGGAAGTATCCCCATTCAAGCGGTTTGTAGATATACAAAATGGCTCTGACCATAAACACGTTGAGCAAGCTGATGGCTATCCTGTCCTAGGTTCAGGCGGCATTTTTGCGTATGCGTCTGATTTTCTCTACGATGGGGAATCTGTTTTGCTCGGCAGAAAAGGGACGATTGATAAACCTCTCCACGTCACTGGGCGCTTTTGGACTGTAGACACTATGTACTGGTCGAAAATCAATCCAGATGCTTCAGGACGCTTCACGTACTACTTGGCTTTGACAATCCCCTTTGATTACTACTCAACAAACACTGCTCTTCCCAGCATGACCAAAGGGAGTCTTAGTAACCATAGTGTTGCTCGTCCGACACTCCCCGAGCAACGCGCCATCGCCGCCTTCCTCGACCGCGAAACCTCAAAGATCGACGACCTCATTGCCGAGCAGCAACGCCTCATCGCCCTGCTGACCGAGAAGCGCCAAGCGGTGATCTCCCACGCCGTCACCAAGGGGCTGAATCCCGATGCGCCGATGAAAGATTCGGGGGTGGAGTGGTTGGGGGAGGTGCCGGAGCATTGGGAGTACGGATCACTTACACGAATTTCAAAACGTGTCGTCGTTGGAATTGCTGAAGCTGCTACTCACGCCTATGCCGATGAGGGGATTCCTATACTTCGTTCGACAAATATAAGAGCTGGAAAAATCATTGGTGAAATACTCCATGTAGACCCTGATTTTGCAGAAGATCGTGAAAGTAAATCAATAAGATCAGGTGATCTAATAACAGTGAGGACAGGTAATGCTGGAGTTACTGCTGTTATTCCTGAATATATGGAAGGATGTCAATGTTTCACTATGTTGATTACTACATTAAATTCAAATAGTGATTCACAATTCTATTGTTACTATCTTAATAGTAAGACATCACAAACTTATTTTTCTTTGGAAGGGTGGGGGACTGCCCAAGTAAATATTAGTGTTCCGATTCTTAAGTGCCTTCCTGTTCCAATTCCTCCACTTGATGAGCAACGAGTGATAGTTTCATTTCTTGATTGTGAGACTGCTAAGATTGATGATCTCATCACGGAGGCACAGCGGGGGATTACGCTTCTCCAGGAGCGGCGGTCGGCGCTGATTTCGGCGGCGGTGACGGGCAAGATTGATGTTCGAGGGGCAGTGGCGTGA
- a CDS encoding Fic family protein, which produces MERGSQGEWKLSMIPGESFRAFVPRALPPEPALVHDATLMDLLARAHLALGRLDGLSTLLPDISLFLYLYVRKEAVLSSQIEGTQSSLSDLLLFESEELPGVPLDDVREVSSYVAALEHGIARLESLPLSLRLLKEVHEILLSQGRGSNKQPGEVRTSQNWIGGTRPGNAHFVPPPPHELGACLSDLERFLHDLPERTPTLLKAALAHAQFETIHPFLDGNGRLGRLLITLLLCSEGAMQKPLLYLSYYFRKHRAAYYEHLDRTRFLGDWEGWVQFFLEGVIATAEQASDSARQVLLLFESDRQRLEAVGAPASVLRVYPAFQRHPFRRVPATAEELGLTPQTVRGAFNLMVEQGILREVSGKKRDRLWAYSAYLTLLEHGVERPALSHEETR; this is translated from the coding sequence ATGGAGCGAGGTTCTCAAGGAGAGTGGAAGCTCTCGATGATTCCGGGCGAGTCTTTTCGCGCCTTTGTGCCCAGAGCACTGCCGCCGGAGCCTGCTTTGGTGCACGATGCTACGCTCATGGATCTGCTGGCACGCGCTCACTTGGCACTGGGGCGGCTGGATGGTTTGTCCACGCTCCTGCCCGACATCTCGCTCTTTCTCTATCTCTATGTGCGCAAGGAGGCGGTGCTGTCGTCGCAGATTGAGGGGACACAGTCGTCGCTCTCGGACTTGCTGCTCTTTGAGTCGGAGGAGCTGCCGGGCGTGCCGCTGGACGATGTGCGCGAAGTCTCGTCGTATGTGGCGGCTCTGGAGCACGGGATTGCCCGTCTGGAGTCGCTGCCCCTGTCTCTGCGCCTGCTCAAGGAGGTGCATGAGATTCTTCTCTCTCAGGGGCGTGGGAGCAACAAGCAGCCGGGTGAGGTGCGCACGTCGCAGAACTGGATTGGCGGAACGCGTCCAGGCAATGCCCACTTTGTCCCCCCGCCGCCCCACGAGCTGGGAGCGTGCCTCTCTGATTTGGAGCGGTTTCTCCATGACCTGCCTGAGCGCACGCCGACATTGCTGAAAGCGGCTCTCGCCCATGCGCAGTTTGAGACCATTCACCCGTTTCTGGATGGCAATGGCCGCCTGGGCCGTCTTCTGATCACACTGCTTCTTTGCTCGGAAGGAGCGATGCAAAAGCCCTTGCTCTATCTCTCGTACTACTTTCGCAAGCACCGTGCTGCCTACTACGAGCACCTGGATCGCACGCGCTTTCTGGGTGACTGGGAAGGCTGGGTGCAGTTCTTCCTGGAGGGCGTGATTGCCACGGCGGAGCAGGCGTCGGACTCTGCCCGCCAAGTGTTATTGCTCTTTGAGTCTGACCGCCAGCGCCTAGAGGCCGTCGGAGCGCCCGCCAGCGTCCTGCGCGTCTACCCCGCCTTCCAGCGCCACCCTTTCCGCCGTGTCCCCGCGACCGCCGAGGAACTGGGCTTGACCCCTCAGACCGTGCGGGGTGCATTTAACCTAATGGTGGAGCAGGGTATTTTGCGAGAAGTGAGCGGCAAGAAACGCGACCGCCTGTGGGCATACAGCGCGTATCTCACCCTACTAGAGCACGGCGTCGAACGCCCCGCTCTGTCCCACGAGGAGACCCGATGA
- a CDS encoding type I restriction-modification system subunit M: protein MNQQALSSFLWSVADLLRGDFKQSEYGKVILPFTVLRRLDCVLESTKDAVLAECAAREAQGLNPEPFLLRKSGQSFYNTSPFDLKKLLGDQDNIRENLYSYIQSFSGAVRDIFERFDFYSQIEKLAKAGLLYLVAEKFAQVDLHPQTISNTQMGHVFEELIRKFAEISNETAGEHFTPREVIRLMVNLIFIEDDEILAKPGVVRTIYDPTAGTGGMLSVAGEYLEDHNPQARLTMFGQELNDESYAICKADMLIKGQDVGNIVAGNTLSDDGHLHRKFDYMLSNPPFGVEWKKVEKEVRKEHEQRGFEGRFGPGLPRVSDGSLLFLLHLISKMRPASEGGSRFGIVLNGSPLFTGGAGSGESEIRRYVLENDLLETIVALPTDMFYNTGISTYVWILTNRKDDDCKGLVQLIDASSFWQKMRKSLGSKRKELSEAHIAQIVNLFGKFEEASLFTLYDAEGKELGREVVLAGEPEPAAPEGGKLKKAPLARLFKTTDFGYRTITVERPLRDENGKIVLGERGKQRGKPQPDSSLRDTENVPLSEDVETYFKREVLPHAPDAWIDHEKTKVGYEIPFNRHFYVFEPPRPLEEIDAELKQVTDRILAMIGGLTA, encoded by the coding sequence ATGAATCAGCAAGCTCTCTCGTCGTTTCTTTGGTCGGTTGCCGATCTACTCCGCGGGGACTTTAAGCAGTCCGAGTACGGAAAAGTCATTCTTCCCTTTACGGTGCTTCGCCGCCTGGACTGTGTGCTGGAGAGCACCAAGGACGCTGTCCTGGCCGAGTGCGCCGCACGCGAGGCGCAGGGGCTGAACCCGGAGCCGTTTCTGTTGCGCAAGTCTGGGCAGAGCTTTTACAACACGTCGCCCTTCGATCTCAAGAAGCTGCTGGGCGATCAGGACAATATCCGGGAGAACCTCTACAGCTATATCCAGAGCTTCTCGGGGGCGGTGCGCGATATCTTCGAGCGGTTTGATTTCTACTCCCAGATCGAGAAGCTGGCCAAGGCGGGCTTGCTGTATCTGGTGGCGGAGAAGTTTGCCCAGGTGGACCTGCACCCGCAGACCATCAGCAATACGCAGATGGGTCATGTCTTTGAGGAGCTGATCCGCAAGTTCGCCGAGATCTCCAACGAGACAGCGGGAGAGCACTTCACGCCCCGCGAGGTGATCCGGTTGATGGTGAACCTGATCTTTATCGAGGACGATGAGATTCTCGCCAAGCCGGGGGTGGTGCGCACAATCTACGATCCGACGGCGGGAACGGGTGGGATGCTCTCGGTGGCGGGGGAGTACCTGGAAGACCACAACCCCCAGGCACGGCTAACGATGTTTGGGCAGGAGCTCAACGATGAGTCCTACGCGATCTGTAAGGCCGATATGCTTATCAAGGGGCAGGACGTGGGCAATATTGTCGCGGGCAACACGCTCTCCGATGATGGGCACCTGCACCGCAAGTTTGATTACATGCTCTCCAATCCGCCGTTTGGGGTGGAGTGGAAGAAGGTTGAGAAAGAGGTTCGCAAGGAGCACGAGCAGCGCGGCTTTGAAGGGCGCTTCGGCCCCGGCTTGCCGCGTGTCTCGGATGGGTCTTTGCTGTTTCTGCTGCACCTGATCTCCAAGATGCGCCCGGCCAGCGAAGGGGGGAGCCGCTTTGGGATTGTCCTCAATGGCTCGCCGCTGTTCACGGGAGGCGCAGGGTCGGGGGAGAGCGAGATTCGGCGCTACGTCCTGGAGAACGACCTGCTGGAGACAATTGTCGCGCTGCCGACGGACATGTTCTACAACACGGGGATCTCGACCTACGTCTGGATTCTGACCAACCGCAAGGACGACGACTGCAAGGGGCTGGTGCAGCTGATCGACGCATCGAGCTTCTGGCAGAAGATGCGTAAGAGCCTGGGGAGCAAGCGCAAGGAGCTGTCGGAGGCGCATATCGCCCAGATCGTGAACCTCTTTGGCAAGTTCGAGGAGGCGAGCCTCTTCACGCTCTACGATGCCGAGGGCAAGGAGCTGGGCCGCGAGGTGGTGCTTGCAGGCGAGCCCGAGCCCGCCGCGCCGGAGGGGGGAAAGCTCAAGAAAGCCCCGCTGGCACGCCTCTTCAAGACCACGGACTTTGGCTACCGCACGATCACGGTGGAGCGCCCCCTGCGCGACGAGAACGGCAAGATTGTCCTGGGCGAGCGCGGCAAGCAGAGGGGCAAGCCCCAGCCCGACAGTAGCCTGCGCGACACGGAGAATGTCCCGCTCTCCGAGGACGTGGAGACCTACTTTAAGCGCGAGGTGCTGCCTCACGCGCCGGATGCGTGGATCGACCACGAGAAGACTAAGGTGGGCTACGAGATTCCCTTCAACCGCCACTTCTATGTCTTCGAGCCGCCGCGCCCGCTGGAGGAGATCGACGCGGAGCTGAAGCAGGTGACGGATCGGATTCTGGCGATGATCGGGGGACTTACAGCGTAG